One stretch of Leptospira mtsangambouensis DNA includes these proteins:
- a CDS encoding circularly permuted type 2 ATP-grasp protein, which yields MFIADYSAKNIYDEMFSSEGFPRKSYDFVKTKMESLGGIELVKRSSSAERALMSLGITFTLYGDGGEQERIMPFDVIPRIVPSEEWITMEKGLKQRIQALNLFLTDIYGEGKILKDKIIPRELIESSSGYLKQCIGIKPPKDIWIHITGTDLVRDGAGAFHVLEDNLRCPSGVSYVLENREVMKRTFPELFEKLNIRQVYDYPYHLRSMLENLTDVVDPVIAVWTPGVFNSAYYEHSFLAQKMGVYLVEGSDLIVENHKVYMKTTKGLRKVDVIYRRIDDTFMDQSSFRPDSLLGVKGIFEAFKRGNVALANAPGTGVADDKVIYSYVPKIIKYYLGEDPIIPNVPTYLCSEEADLKFVLDNIHNLVVKAANGAGGYGMIIGPKASKQEQEDFKELIKADPRNYIAQPVLNLSTVPTLIADKIESRHVDLRPFILYGKDIYVMPGGLTRVALRKGSLVVNSSQGGGSKDTWVLG from the coding sequence ATGTTTATTGCCGACTATAGTGCCAAAAATATATACGATGAGATGTTTTCCAGCGAGGGTTTTCCTCGCAAAAGTTACGACTTTGTAAAAACGAAAATGGAAAGTTTGGGTGGGATCGAACTTGTAAAACGTAGTAGTTCGGCAGAGAGAGCGCTCATGTCGCTTGGGATCACCTTTACTCTGTATGGTGATGGTGGAGAACAAGAACGAATTATGCCATTTGATGTGATTCCTCGTATTGTTCCAAGTGAAGAATGGATCACTATGGAAAAAGGACTGAAACAAAGAATTCAAGCTCTCAATTTATTTTTAACAGATATTTACGGTGAAGGAAAAATTTTAAAAGATAAAATCATTCCTCGGGAATTGATTGAATCGAGTTCTGGATACCTCAAGCAGTGTATCGGAATCAAACCTCCCAAAGATATTTGGATTCATATTACCGGAACAGATTTGGTTCGAGATGGTGCAGGCGCCTTTCATGTGTTAGAAGATAATTTGCGTTGTCCGTCTGGCGTTTCGTATGTATTGGAAAATCGTGAAGTGATGAAACGAACCTTTCCTGAACTTTTTGAAAAGTTAAATATCCGCCAAGTATACGATTATCCTTACCACCTAAGATCCATGTTAGAAAATCTAACGGATGTTGTTGATCCGGTGATTGCCGTTTGGACTCCAGGAGTGTTTAATTCAGCTTATTATGAGCATAGTTTTTTGGCACAAAAGATGGGTGTGTATCTTGTAGAAGGATCCGATCTTATCGTTGAAAATCATAAAGTTTATATGAAAACGACCAAAGGCCTTCGTAAGGTAGATGTGATTTACCGAAGGATCGATGATACCTTTATGGACCAGTCAAGTTTCAGGCCAGACTCTTTACTTGGTGTAAAAGGAATTTTTGAGGCTTTCAAAAGAGGCAATGTAGCTCTTGCCAATGCTCCAGGAACCGGTGTTGCGGATGATAAAGTAATTTATTCTTACGTTCCTAAGATCATTAAATACTACTTAGGTGAAGATCCGATCATTCCTAATGTTCCTACTTATCTATGTTCTGAAGAAGCCGACTTAAAATTTGTTTTGGATAATATTCATAATTTGGTGGTAAAAGCTGCTAACGGTGCCGGTGGTTACGGAATGATCATTGGCCCTAAAGCAAGCAAACAAGAACAAGAGGATTTTAAAGAACTGATCAAAGCGGATCCAAGAAACTACATTGCTCAACCAGTTTTAAATCTATCTACCGTTCCTACTCTCATTGCAGATAAAATTGAATCCCGGCACGTTGATTTAAGACCGTTTATTTTGTACGGAAAGGATATATACGTAATGCCTGGTGGATTAACTCGCGTTGCACTTCGTAAAGGATCACTTGTGGTCAATTCATCCCAGGGAGGCGGTTCAAAAGACACCTGGGTTCTAGGATAA
- a CDS encoding SDR family NAD(P)-dependent oxidoreductase has translation MRLSSKKIVLSSGSSPLGKELLPLLLAEGALVVVGDSNPEEIPNHPNLQKYKIDPSKPEQMERLIESAIETLDKIDVFILNSEQITYAEDEKEDWNRLKILFNANTLAPIHTIQRLTNLISVGLHIIVVSSDLTKVPTPGFGLYGSSKSALDYFWDSFRGQMGREFRFSRVIAMEPKLSNGNRLANRVLQSVLRPKKRRYEHFYQLGNRFLLKFLPFLSFFRTLAYAFRLKQEKKKKISQVDLQTSSEN, from the coding sequence ATGAGACTTTCATCCAAAAAGATAGTGCTTTCTTCTGGTTCCTCTCCTTTAGGAAAGGAACTGTTGCCGCTACTGCTAGCGGAAGGTGCACTGGTTGTCGTTGGTGATTCAAATCCGGAAGAAATTCCAAACCATCCGAATCTTCAAAAATATAAAATTGATCCATCCAAACCCGAACAAATGGAACGTTTGATTGAATCTGCAATTGAAACCTTAGATAAAATTGATGTTTTCATTTTAAACTCAGAACAGATCACGTATGCGGAAGATGAAAAAGAAGATTGGAACAGGTTAAAAATTTTATTCAATGCAAACACTTTAGCACCCATTCACACCATACAACGATTAACCAATTTAATTTCTGTAGGTCTCCACATCATCGTTGTTAGTTCTGATTTAACAAAAGTTCCCACACCAGGATTTGGTCTTTATGGATCTTCCAAATCTGCTTTGGATTATTTTTGGGATTCCTTTCGAGGACAGATGGGAAGAGAGTTCCGATTTTCACGGGTCATTGCGATGGAACCAAAACTTTCGAATGGAAACCGACTGGCAAATCGGGTTTTGCAATCGGTCCTCCGTCCAAAAAAACGTCGGTACGAACATTTTTACCAATTGGGAAATCGGTTTTTATTAAAATTTTTACCTTTTTTAAGTTTTTTCCGAACCTTAGCCTATGCTTTTCGATTAAAACAGGAGAAAAAGAAGAAAATTTCCCAAGTTGATTTGCAAACTTCCTCCGAAAATTAG
- a CDS encoding YqgE/AlgH family protein codes for MPDSTRGKLLISNSSVIQDFFHKSVVLMVDHDDDGAFGLVLNKPTDQTMESLIKNLPDTAYSNKQVFSGGPVDNMFVSILHNGKQTEDPGVEIVPGIYMARSFDTMIEVLSSDQIQFRVLQGYAGWSSGQLESEFERLSWVVSDLVDESIVFNEDDSEVVWREALRSKGGIYKYFVDHTKDPSLN; via the coding sequence ATGCCTGATTCAACTCGCGGAAAGTTACTCATTTCCAATTCCAGTGTGATTCAGGATTTTTTTCACAAATCCGTTGTCCTCATGGTGGACCATGACGATGACGGAGCATTTGGTCTGGTTTTAAACAAACCCACCGACCAAACGATGGAATCATTAATCAAAAATCTTCCAGATACCGCTTATTCCAACAAACAAGTGTTTTCTGGTGGACCAGTGGACAATATGTTCGTTTCGATCCTGCATAATGGGAAACAAACTGAAGATCCTGGTGTGGAAATTGTGCCGGGCATTTATATGGCACGTAGTTTTGATACAATGATTGAAGTTCTTTCTTCTGATCAAATTCAATTTCGTGTTTTGCAAGGATATGCAGGTTGGTCTTCTGGCCAATTAGAAAGCGAATTTGAAAGATTGTCTTGGGTTGTGTCTGATTTGGTAGATGAATCAATCGTTTTTAATGAAGACGATTCTGAAGTTGTTTGGAGAGAAGCCCTTCGTAGCAAAGGTGGAATCTACAAATACTTTGTTGACCACACAAAAGATCCATCCCTCAATTGA
- a CDS encoding Gfo/Idh/MocA family protein: protein MDKKVRLGVIGTGHMGQYHVNVAKQLSDAELIGIFDANLERATQIAEKHKTKAFPTVEELLKETDAIVIAAPTFLHHKIAKQALTEKKHVLVEKPISQTVEEAKELVALAKQNNLILQVGHVERFNGAVLELGKIAEHPLLIESRRIAPYNSRITDVGVVLDMMIHDIDIVLNLVKSEVTKVKAVGSSIVSNHEDVASVVLTFANGCVASLNASRASQAKIRTLNISQKDSYVFLDFTNQEIELHRQASSTTQLGTGEIKYRQESIVEKIFVHKDNPLKQEHEHFVKCIKGESEPMVKGDSDIKTLEVAYKILEEIHGKK from the coding sequence ATGGATAAAAAAGTCCGACTCGGAGTCATCGGTACTGGTCATATGGGCCAATACCACGTAAACGTTGCGAAACAGCTTTCTGATGCTGAACTCATTGGAATATTTGATGCTAACTTGGAACGTGCCACTCAAATTGCTGAGAAACACAAAACAAAAGCGTTTCCAACTGTGGAAGAATTGTTAAAGGAAACGGATGCCATCGTCATCGCAGCACCAACTTTCCTTCATCACAAGATCGCAAAACAGGCGTTAACCGAAAAGAAACATGTTTTGGTAGAAAAACCAATTTCACAAACTGTGGAAGAAGCAAAAGAACTTGTGGCTTTAGCAAAACAAAACAATTTGATTTTGCAAGTAGGTCACGTCGAAAGATTCAATGGAGCGGTATTAGAGCTCGGGAAAATTGCCGAACATCCACTTCTCATTGAATCCAGAAGGATTGCTCCTTACAATAGTCGCATCACTGATGTGGGTGTGGTTTTGGATATGATGATCCATGATATCGACATCGTTCTAAACTTGGTCAAATCAGAAGTGACGAAAGTCAAAGCAGTGGGATCTTCTATTGTTTCCAATCATGAAGATGTGGCTAGTGTGGTTCTTACCTTTGCCAATGGATGTGTGGCTTCCCTAAATGCATCGCGTGCTTCCCAAGCAAAAATTAGAACTCTCAATATTTCTCAAAAAGATTCTTATGTATTTTTAGATTTTACCAACCAAGAAATTGAGTTACATAGACAAGCAAGTTCAACCACTCAACTCGGAACTGGAGAAATCAAATACAGACAAGAATCCATTGTAGAAAAAATCTTTGTTCACAAAGACAATCCACTCAAACAGGAACATGAACACTTCGTAAAATGTATCAAAGGAGAATCCGAACCTATGGTGAAGGGTGATTCTGATATTAAGACATTAGAAGTGGCATATAAAATCCTGGAAGAAATTCACGGAAAGAAATAA
- the dnaJ gene encoding molecular chaperone DnaJ: MSDRGYYEVLGVSKGASDDEIKSAYRKLAIKYHPDKNKGDKEAEEKFKEATEAYEVLRDAQKRAAYDQYGKAGVNAGAGGGYGAGAYTDFSDIFGDFGDIFSEFFGGGGGGSRGGGRRSGPQRGSDLRYNLEVSLEDAALGKEYKIEIPRLETCVDCSGSGASKGSSPTVCPDCSGTGQVRRTQGFFSVTTTCPRCKGKGKVISNPCKTCKGEGLTEKRRTIHIKIPAGVESGSRLKVSGEGESGPNGGPSGDLYVVTHIKKHPTFERQGNDLIVQKTISLSMACLGGEIEVPSIDGKTINLKIPEGTESGQIFRLKGHGIPYLGSYGKGDQHVIIKVEIPKKLSKKQRELMEEFARESGEKVGSGGKSKLFFR, encoded by the coding sequence ATGAGCGACCGTGGTTACTACGAAGTATTAGGCGTTTCGAAAGGTGCCTCTGATGATGAGATCAAGAGCGCCTATCGTAAGTTAGCCATCAAGTATCACCCTGATAAAAATAAGGGTGATAAAGAAGCGGAAGAAAAATTCAAAGAGGCTACAGAAGCCTATGAAGTGTTACGTGACGCACAAAAACGTGCAGCCTATGATCAATACGGCAAAGCAGGCGTAAATGCTGGAGCCGGTGGTGGATACGGAGCAGGAGCTTATACAGACTTCTCCGATATCTTTGGCGACTTCGGTGATATCTTCAGTGAATTTTTCGGAGGCGGAGGTGGTGGTAGCCGCGGTGGTGGAAGAAGGTCCGGTCCTCAAAGGGGATCGGATCTCCGTTATAATTTAGAAGTTAGTTTAGAAGATGCCGCTCTTGGAAAAGAATATAAAATTGAAATTCCAAGACTTGAAACCTGTGTGGATTGTTCCGGTTCAGGTGCGTCAAAAGGATCTTCGCCTACCGTTTGTCCTGATTGTTCGGGAACAGGCCAAGTGCGTAGAACCCAAGGTTTTTTTAGTGTAACAACCACTTGCCCTCGTTGTAAAGGAAAAGGAAAAGTCATTTCCAATCCTTGTAAAACTTGTAAAGGCGAGGGCCTAACAGAGAAAAGACGAACCATTCATATTAAAATTCCTGCCGGTGTTGAATCCGGTAGCAGACTCAAAGTTTCTGGTGAAGGAGAGTCTGGCCCGAACGGTGGACCAAGTGGGGATTTGTATGTAGTCACACATATCAAAAAACACCCAACCTTTGAACGCCAAGGGAATGATTTAATTGTTCAAAAAACGATTTCATTGTCTATGGCTTGTCTTGGTGGTGAGATTGAAGTGCCTTCTATTGATGGAAAGACCATCAACTTAAAAATTCCAGAAGGAACAGAGAGTGGACAAATCTTCCGATTGAAAGGACATGGAATTCCTTACCTTGGTTCTTATGGAAAAGGGGACCAACACGTAATCATTAAAGTCGAAATTCCTAAGAAACTTTCTAAAAAACAGAGAGAACTGATGGAAGAATTTGCCCGTGAGTCCGGCGAAAAGGTCGGCAGTGGCGGAAAATCTAAGTTGTTTTTCCGCTGA
- the dnaK gene encoding molecular chaperone DnaK, with translation MSKEKIIGIDLGTTNSCVAVMEGGDPVVIQNSEGARTTPSIVAFTAKGETIVGQFAKNQAITNAVNTIRSAKRFIGRRFNEAGDESKMVSYKVIRAGNDGVKFETVSGEFTPQEIAARVLQKMKKTAEDFLGHEVKKAVVTVPAYFNDEQRQATKDAGRIAGLEVERIINEPTAAALAYGFDKKKTSAKIAVYDLGGGTFDVSILELGDGVFEVKSTNGDTHLGGDDFDNVVMQWMIDEFKKQTGIDISGDKNTVQRLKEAAEKAKIELSGTSSTQINLPFITADASGPKHLDMTLTKAKFDEITRSLVERTRIPCINALKDAGLSASEIDEVILVGGSIRIPAVQALVKEIFGKEPNKSVNPDEVVAVGAAIQGGVLAGDVTDVLLLDVTPLSLGIETLGGVMTKLIERNTTIPTRKSQVFSTAADSQTTVSVHVLQGEREMASANRTLGRFDLVGIPSAPRGVPQIEVTFDIDANGIVHVSAKDLGTGKEQKIRIESSSGLSEEEIKKMVKDAEAHAEEDKKLREAADTKNELEAIVYQLEKTIGESADKLDESEKQRAQDEIKRGREAMESGDVERMKASRDSIQEVAMQIGQKIYSQAGPEAGAPGADQAGAAGQGASESSAGGEKVVDADYTVVDEDKK, from the coding sequence ATGTCTAAGGAAAAAATTATAGGTATCGATTTAGGAACCACTAACTCTTGTGTGGCGGTTATGGAAGGTGGAGATCCTGTTGTCATTCAAAACTCAGAAGGGGCAAGAACCACTCCTTCGATTGTTGCCTTTACCGCAAAGGGTGAAACCATTGTGGGCCAGTTCGCAAAGAACCAGGCAATTACGAATGCAGTAAACACAATCCGTTCTGCGAAACGTTTTATCGGTCGTCGTTTTAACGAAGCTGGTGACGAATCCAAGATGGTATCTTACAAAGTGATCCGTGCTGGAAATGATGGTGTGAAATTTGAAACCGTTTCTGGTGAATTCACTCCACAAGAAATTGCAGCACGTGTTCTTCAAAAAATGAAGAAAACTGCGGAAGACTTTCTTGGCCATGAAGTAAAAAAAGCAGTAGTAACTGTTCCTGCTTACTTCAATGACGAACAAAGACAAGCAACAAAAGACGCAGGTCGCATTGCTGGTCTCGAAGTAGAACGTATCATCAATGAACCAACTGCAGCAGCTCTTGCTTATGGTTTTGATAAGAAAAAAACTAGCGCAAAGATCGCCGTATACGACTTAGGTGGTGGAACTTTTGACGTTTCTATCCTAGAACTTGGTGACGGAGTTTTTGAAGTAAAATCCACAAATGGGGACACTCATCTTGGTGGTGACGACTTTGATAACGTAGTTATGCAGTGGATGATCGATGAATTCAAAAAACAAACTGGAATTGATATTTCTGGAGATAAAAACACAGTACAACGATTGAAAGAAGCTGCCGAAAAAGCTAAAATCGAGTTGTCTGGAACATCTTCCACTCAAATCAACCTTCCATTCATCACAGCGGATGCTTCTGGTCCAAAACATTTGGATATGACTCTCACTAAAGCAAAGTTTGATGAAATCACAAGATCTCTTGTAGAAAGAACTCGTATTCCATGTATCAATGCATTAAAAGATGCAGGTCTTTCTGCTAGTGAAATTGATGAAGTCATCCTTGTGGGTGGATCGATTCGTATCCCTGCGGTGCAAGCTCTTGTAAAAGAAATTTTTGGTAAAGAACCAAACAAATCTGTAAACCCGGATGAAGTGGTAGCCGTTGGTGCTGCGATCCAAGGGGGAGTTCTTGCGGGTGATGTAACAGATGTATTGTTACTCGATGTAACTCCACTTTCTCTTGGGATTGAAACTCTCGGTGGTGTGATGACAAAACTCATCGAAAGAAACACAACCATTCCTACAAGAAAGTCACAAGTGTTCTCTACTGCGGCAGACAGCCAAACTACGGTTTCGGTTCATGTATTACAAGGGGAACGTGAGATGGCAAGTGCCAATAGAACCCTCGGTCGTTTTGACTTAGTGGGAATTCCATCGGCACCAAGAGGAGTACCTCAAATCGAAGTGACTTTTGATATCGACGCAAACGGTATTGTTCATGTATCTGCGAAAGATTTAGGAACAGGAAAAGAACAAAAGATTCGTATTGAATCTTCTTCCGGACTCTCTGAAGAAGAAATCAAAAAGATGGTTAAGGATGCAGAAGCTCATGCGGAAGAAGATAAAAAACTTCGCGAAGCTGCTGATACTAAAAACGAATTGGAAGCCATTGTTTACCAATTAGAAAAAACTATCGGTGAATCTGCTGACAAACTCGACGAATCAGAAAAACAAAGAGCACAGGACGAAATCAAACGCGGCCGTGAAGCTATGGAATCTGGTGATGTGGAAAGAATGAAAGCTTCTCGTGATTCCATCCAAGAAGTCGCAATGCAAATTGGACAAAAGATTTATTCACAAGCTGGCCCGGAAGCAGGAGCTCCTGGTGCTGACCAAGCGGGTGCTGCTGGTCAAGGTGCAAGTGAATCTTCTGCTGGTGGCGAAAAGGTCGTTGATGCGGATTACACCGTAGTTGATGAAGATAAAAAATAA
- the grpE gene encoding nucleotide exchange factor GrpE, with protein sequence MAEETNGSVDEQNVSVEEGQAITDEAIEQAVEGAEKELDNAKKEIETLKDSWLRERAEFQNYKRRTANDLLNARKESIKKFAEGLTGALDNLERVSNVPNQTPEVVAFVEGIKMVQKEFYSVLEKEGIKRLDPKGMPFDPMLMEAIASEESAEFSEETVVETYQAGYYHEEGENKQSIRPARVKVGKPQS encoded by the coding sequence ATGGCAGAAGAAACAAACGGATCCGTTGATGAACAAAATGTGTCAGTCGAAGAAGGGCAGGCCATTACGGATGAAGCCATTGAACAAGCGGTAGAGGGTGCTGAAAAAGAACTCGATAACGCCAAAAAGGAAATCGAAACTTTAAAAGATTCTTGGTTAAGAGAACGTGCGGAGTTTCAAAACTACAAACGTAGAACCGCAAACGACTTGTTAAATGCAAGAAAGGAATCCATCAAAAAGTTCGCGGAAGGACTCACAGGAGCTCTGGACAACTTGGAACGAGTATCCAATGTTCCTAACCAAACTCCGGAAGTGGTAGCTTTCGTAGAAGGAATCAAGATGGTTCAAAAGGAATTTTATTCCGTATTGGAAAAAGAAGGAATCAAACGTTTAGATCCGAAAGGAATGCCGTTTGATCCTATGCTTATGGAAGCAATTGCTTCTGAGGAAAGTGCAGAGTTTTCGGAGGAGACGGTTGTGGAAACTTACCAAGCTGGTTATTACCATGAAGAAGGTGAGAACAAACAATCCATTCGCCCTGCACGTGTGAAAGTGGGAAAACCACAAAGTTAA
- the hrcA gene encoding heat-inducible transcriptional repressor HrcA has product MDLSPRHRSILKALVEEFVSDNKPVGSKTLSEKYDIGVSPATIRSCLAELEEMGFIVARHTSGGRVPTERGYRLYVDSLVTLFELTMREKQRIQEEYLRMQFRLDQVLIATSKVLASLSQSASVVLGPEGSLDTLKHIELIHVNGGEVLMILVMRSGTVLNRNIFFDYHISQETLYQISRYLNDNVKGFDVHEIQSNLIPQMMMKKEGPEGFSQFAPSIARAMGSDSLSVDNLYIDGLKNLYENFKDEEEQLENILHLFDEKQFLKEFFSDYVPMDGVYTIIGKDGNEKLGGVTIITTNYRMGEKRIGSMGIIGPQRMNYNKALPLIEFTSKLVSEMITKLSR; this is encoded by the coding sequence ATGGATCTATCCCCTAGACATCGATCTATTTTAAAAGCCTTGGTTGAGGAATTTGTATCGGATAACAAACCGGTCGGATCCAAAACCCTTTCTGAAAAATACGATATCGGTGTTTCCCCTGCCACCATCCGCTCTTGTTTGGCGGAACTGGAGGAGATGGGTTTCATCGTGGCAAGGCATACTTCAGGTGGGCGAGTTCCGACAGAACGGGGTTACCGGTTGTATGTGGATAGTTTGGTGACTTTGTTTGAGCTAACCATGCGTGAAAAACAAAGGATCCAGGAAGAGTATCTTCGGATGCAATTTCGTTTGGACCAAGTTCTCATTGCCACATCCAAAGTTTTGGCCTCCCTTTCGCAATCAGCGAGTGTGGTTCTTGGCCCAGAAGGGTCACTGGATACACTCAAACATATTGAACTCATCCATGTAAATGGTGGAGAAGTTCTTATGATTCTTGTGATGCGGTCAGGTACGGTGCTCAATCGAAATATATTTTTCGATTACCATATCTCACAAGAAACCTTGTACCAAATTTCAAGGTATTTGAATGATAACGTCAAAGGTTTTGATGTTCATGAAATTCAAAGTAATCTGATCCCTCAGATGATGATGAAAAAGGAAGGTCCAGAAGGATTTTCCCAATTTGCTCCATCAATTGCGAGAGCAATGGGATCGGACAGTTTGTCCGTTGATAACTTGTATATCGATGGATTAAAAAATTTATACGAAAACTTTAAGGATGAAGAGGAACAATTAGAAAACATCCTGCATCTGTTTGATGAAAAACAGTTCCTCAAAGAGTTTTTTAGCGATTATGTTCCGATGGATGGAGTTTATACCATTATCGGAAAAGACGGTAATGAGAAGTTAGGTGGTGTTACCATCATTACAACCAATTACCGAATGGGAGAAAAGAGGATTGGTTCCATGGGAATCATTGGTCCTCAGAGGATGAATTACAACAAAGCATTACCTTTGATTGAATTCACTTCAAAGTTAGTTTCAGAAATGATTACGAAATTGAGTAGATAG
- a CDS encoding sensor domain-containing diguanylate cyclase, producing MNEINTDVFVREIVSQSIDAIVVLDTNNKILFSNLALQSLTGYSKEELEEKTFSFLFPPNEKGEQNTIETFVSSKDSHYIAGFLKELELVTKPKGTIPVEIRAFTIRNETQMFYAAIIRDVRERRRLEEQKNVLINSLKRLAYMDELTMLPNRRSFSESLQKTVATVKRRNRESVLAVLDIDHFKVINDTYGHDIGDLVLKKMANIFLDCLREEDTVGRIGGEEFGCILPDTTTEGATIVLDRLRESVENHRFFIFDNYYLNITLSIGYTKVHPIQKPEEILKLADIALYQAKNHGRNQIQVYPV from the coding sequence ATGAATGAGATTAATACGGATGTGTTTGTTAGAGAAATTGTTTCTCAATCAATCGATGCAATTGTCGTTTTAGATACGAATAATAAAATACTATTTAGCAATTTAGCATTACAATCGTTAACTGGTTATTCCAAAGAAGAATTAGAAGAAAAAACTTTTTCTTTTCTCTTTCCTCCGAATGAAAAGGGGGAACAAAACACGATCGAAACATTTGTTAGTTCCAAAGATTCGCATTATATTGCTGGATTTTTAAAAGAGTTGGAACTTGTCACCAAACCAAAAGGTACCATCCCTGTGGAGATTCGGGCCTTTACCATTCGCAACGAAACCCAAATGTTCTATGCTGCCATCATTCGAGATGTTCGCGAACGTAGGCGTCTAGAAGAACAAAAGAATGTTCTCATCAATAGTTTGAAACGTTTGGCTTATATGGATGAACTCACCATGTTGCCAAATCGTCGTTCCTTTTCGGAAAGTTTGCAAAAAACCGTCGCCACGGTCAAACGCCGCAACCGGGAATCCGTACTCGCTGTTCTCGACATCGATCATTTCAAAGTCATCAACGATACCTACGGGCACGATATCGGGGATTTGGTTCTCAAAAAAATGGCCAATATCTTTCTGGATTGCCTTAGGGAAGAAGACACTGTAGGAAGGATTGGGGGAGAAGAGTTTGGTTGTATCCTCCCCGACACAACTACAGAAGGGGCAACCATAGTCCTTGACCGCCTGCGGGAATCGGTAGAAAACCACCGTTTTTTCATCTTTGATAACTATTATCTCAACATCACTCTGAGCATTGGGTACACCAAGGTGCATCCCATCCAAAAGCCAGAAGAGATTTTGAAATTGGCTGACATTGCCCTCTACCAAGCCAAGAACCACGGTCGTAACCAGATCCAAGTTTACCCTGTGTGA
- a CDS encoding glycoside hydrolase family 172 protein, with the protein MILFFGIFYLSAYPLFADGWESSLWKEKSYRNQRVSSADPTNGNDDFIKITKKKTVTIAEIKSRGVIKHIWMTLASKDPMARKNAVIRIYWDNHPHASVEVPLGEFFGQGWGEEYIMNSAPLVAAPKKGKSMNSYFPMPFESGARIEIENESEEDISNFYFYIDYEEWKEPLNSNLRFHAQWSRNVTKSNTTNGKENEWGLLGETEKTVFKKENYFSVLETEGKGQFVGLNLYVDSPTPLWYGEGDDLIFIDGNQTEANLKGTGTEDVFNTAWSPKEIFMHPYFGYPRVSDSVGWLGRTHLYRFWVESPIRFEKNFLFLLEHGHANSLTLDLIAVAYWYQGLNPKPMKDLPKKDSRSNKPEINFRHIHKWRDSFRSEKGYGEIWGNE; encoded by the coding sequence ATGATTCTCTTTTTTGGAATTTTTTACCTTTCCGCTTATCCTTTGTTTGCTGATGGATGGGAGTCTTCTCTTTGGAAAGAGAAATCCTATCGTAACCAAAGAGTATCGAGTGCAGACCCCACAAATGGAAACGATGATTTTATTAAAATTACAAAGAAAAAAACAGTTACCATTGCTGAAATTAAATCTAGGGGAGTGATCAAACATATTTGGATGACACTTGCCAGTAAAGATCCAATGGCCAGAAAAAATGCAGTGATTCGTATCTATTGGGACAATCATCCACATGCTTCCGTAGAAGTTCCGTTAGGTGAATTTTTTGGACAAGGTTGGGGCGAAGAATACATCATGAATTCGGCGCCACTTGTAGCAGCACCCAAAAAAGGAAAGTCAATGAATTCCTACTTCCCAATGCCGTTTGAATCGGGGGCAAGGATAGAAATTGAAAATGAATCTGAGGAAGATATTAGTAATTTTTATTTTTATATTGATTATGAAGAATGGAAAGAACCTTTAAATTCTAATTTACGTTTCCATGCACAATGGAGTCGAAACGTTACAAAATCGAACACAACCAATGGGAAAGAAAACGAATGGGGACTTCTTGGAGAAACAGAAAAAACCGTTTTTAAAAAAGAAAATTACTTCTCGGTTCTCGAAACTGAAGGCAAAGGCCAGTTTGTTGGTCTCAATTTGTATGTAGATTCGCCCACTCCACTTTGGTATGGAGAAGGAGATGATTTGATTTTCATTGATGGGAATCAAACAGAAGCCAATCTAAAGGGAACAGGAACGGAAGATGTTTTTAACACAGCTTGGTCACCGAAAGAAATCTTTATGCATCCTTATTTCGGATATCCACGAGTATCTGATTCTGTTGGTTGGTTAGGCAGAACTCATTTGTATCGGTTTTGGGTGGAATCCCCCATTCGTTTTGAAAAAAATTTCCTATTCTTATTAGAGCATGGGCATGCAAATTCCTTGACCTTAGATTTAATCGCTGTTGCCTATTGGTATCAAGGTCTGAATCCAAAACCAATGAAGGATTTGCCGAAAAAGGATTCTCGGTCGAACAAACCCGAGATTAATTTTCGTCATATCCACAAGTGGCGGGATTCATTCCGAAGCGAAAAAGGTTATGGGGAAATTTGGGGAAATGAATGA